The DNA window AAAGAACGAAATCGGAATCCGTTGGACTGAGAAGAAAGCACAGGAATGGGGTGCAAAACAGCCTTGGATTGTTGGAGCAAACTTCAACCCGAGTGACGCATCGAACCAACTTGATTTTTGGCAGGCAGAAACATGGAATCCTGAGTTGATCGATAAAGAACTTGGATGGGCTGCAAATATTGGAATGAATACTATGCGTGTTTATTTACACTATTTTCCTTTCCGTGATGATAAAGATGCTTTCCTGAAACGCATGGATCAATTCCTTGATATTTCGGCTAAGCACAACATTAAACCAATGTTTATTTTCTTTGACGATGTTTGGAATCCAAACCCGGTTGCAGGTAAGCAACCAGAGCCAAAAGCACATTTACACAACGCAAACTGGATGCAGTCGCCGGGAAAAGATATCCTTTGGAATCCTGAAAGACATGATGAATTGAAATCTTATGTTCAAACAATTCTTACTCGTTACAAAAATGACGACAGAGTATTGTTGTGGGATTTATACAATGAGCCACAGAATACAAACGACAACGCTTACCACGAAAACGGTAAAGGAAAAGAGAAATTCTCGATGATACTTTTAAAGAAAGTATTTGCCTGGGCCAGAGAGGTAAATCCTTCTCAACCAATTTCATCGGCTCCCTGGAGAGACGATTGGACTAAAGAAGAAAACATGACAGAATTCCACAAATTTATGTTCGACAATTCTGACATCATCACATATCACAACTATGCTGATATTGCTGAATTTAAAAAAGTATCAGAGCCGTTGAAAAGATATAACAGACCTATGATTTGTACTGAGTATATGGCACGTGGTAACAATTCGTTGTTCCAAACTCACCTTCCATATATGGCCGAGAATAATATCGGAGCTATAAACTGGGGATTAGTTGCAGGACGTTCTCAGACTATTTACGCATGGGATTCGTGGGAAAAAGAATATACAGCTGAACCGGAGCTTTGGTTCCACGATATTTTCCGTCAGGATGGTTCGGTTTACAGTCAGGAAGAAGTTGATTTGATTAAGAAGCTTAGTTCTGAGAAAAACGGCAAAAATTAGATTATAAAATGGTTGGATGGTGTTGTAAACTAGTAGTCAATGCCCCGCAACACTAACAAAAAATCAAAGTATGAAGACATTTATTAAATCAACTCTTACAATTTTAGCTTTATCTGCCCTTGTAGCTTGTGGAGGAGAACAAAAAACAGAAAAAAAGCAA is part of the Bacteroidota bacterium genome and encodes:
- a CDS encoding glycoside hydrolase family 2 TIM barrel-domain containing protein; the encoded protein is MKRIMKSAIVVLALSAMVACGGEDKQVEVKNEIGIRWTEKKAQEWGAKQPWIVGANFNPSDASNQLDFWQAETWNPELIDKELGWAANIGMNTMRVYLHYFPFRDDKDAFLKRMDQFLDISAKHNIKPMFIFFDDVWNPNPVAGKQPEPKAHLHNANWMQSPGKDILWNPERHDELKSYVQTILTRYKNDDRVLLWDLYNEPQNTNDNAYHENGKGKEKFSMILLKKVFAWAREVNPSQPISSAPWRDDWTKEENMTEFHKFMFDNSDIITYHNYADIAEFKKVSEPLKRYNRPMICTEYMARGNNSLFQTHLPYMAENNIGAINWGLVAGRSQTIYAWDSWEKEYTAEPELWFHDIFRQDGSVYSQEEVDLIKKLSSEKNGKN